In Bacillus cereus ATCC 14579, a single window of DNA contains:
- a CDS encoding tyrosine-protein phosphatase, with the protein MIDLHCHILPGIDDGAQTVTDSLAMAQKAASEGIHTIVATPHHQNGKYVNERTPIIHHVKQLNDELQQHNIPLTILPGQEVRLYGDLLEDYEAGKIVTLNETNKYIFIEFPSNHVPRYAEQLLYELRVKGMIPIIVHPERNAELIERPDKLYNIVNKGALTQVTAGSLLGKFGKKIKKFSLQLVEHNLTHMIASDAHNTTSRGFHLAESYELIEKEFGMNVMGDLKENPYLVISGKTIYKEDPEQIRRKKLFGIF; encoded by the coding sequence ATGATAGATTTACATTGTCACATTTTACCTGGTATCGATGATGGTGCACAGACAGTAACAGATAGTTTAGCAATGGCACAAAAAGCCGCTTCAGAAGGAATACATACAATTGTTGCAACGCCGCACCATCAAAATGGAAAATATGTAAATGAACGTACCCCAATTATTCATCACGTAAAACAACTAAATGATGAACTACAACAACATAATATTCCACTTACTATTTTACCGGGGCAAGAAGTCAGGTTATATGGCGATTTATTAGAAGACTATGAAGCTGGTAAAATTGTTACTTTAAACGAAACAAATAAATATATATTTATTGAATTTCCATCGAATCACGTACCGCGTTATGCCGAACAATTATTATACGAATTACGTGTAAAAGGAATGATTCCAATAATCGTTCATCCAGAACGTAATGCCGAGTTAATCGAGCGGCCAGATAAGTTATATAACATTGTAAATAAAGGTGCATTAACACAAGTGACAGCAGGTAGTTTGCTTGGGAAATTTGGTAAAAAGATTAAAAAATTCTCATTACAGCTTGTGGAACATAATTTAACACATATGATCGCATCAGATGCGCATAACACAACATCGAGAGGATTTCATTTAGCGGAAAGCTATGAACTAATTGAGAAAGAATTTGGAATGAATGTTATGGGTGATTTGAAAGAAAATCCGTACTTAGTAATTAGCGGGAAAACAATTTATAAAGAAGATCCAGAACAAATTCGTCGTAAAAAATTATTTGGTATTTTTTAA
- a CDS encoding CpsD/CapB family tyrosine-protein kinase, translated as MALNLFKKKKSHRQRRQLIAHQQPKSPISEQYRNIRTNIEFAAIDMNLHSLLVTSANPSEGKTTTTANMAVVFAQQGKKVLLIDADMRKPAMHQMFQVDNIFGLTNVLTHSERLEKCVQTTSIDNLSFLACGPIPPNPAELLGSKSMKELLGQAYSMYDLVIFDMPPILAVTDAQIMANVCDASILVVRSESTEKETAVKAKGLLESANGKLLGVVLNDREREQGLYYYYGAN; from the coding sequence TTGGCTCTTAATTTATTTAAAAAGAAAAAAAGTCATCGTCAACGCCGTCAATTAATTGCTCATCAACAACCGAAATCACCAATTTCAGAACAATATCGTAATATTCGAACGAATATTGAATTTGCAGCTATTGATATGAATTTACATTCATTACTGGTAACATCTGCGAATCCGAGTGAAGGGAAAACGACAACGACAGCGAATATGGCAGTTGTGTTTGCTCAACAAGGAAAGAAAGTATTATTAATTGATGCAGATATGCGTAAACCAGCAATGCATCAAATGTTCCAAGTAGATAATATTTTTGGACTCACGAATGTATTAACACATAGTGAACGTTTAGAGAAATGTGTGCAAACGACATCTATAGATAATCTAAGCTTTTTAGCATGTGGTCCAATCCCACCAAATCCAGCAGAATTGTTAGGATCAAAATCAATGAAAGAACTTCTGGGACAAGCATACAGTATGTACGATTTAGTTATTTTTGATATGCCGCCAATTTTAGCTGTAACGGATGCGCAAATTATGGCAAATGTATGTGATGCTTCTATTCTTGTTGTTCGTAGTGAATCAACAGAGAAAGAAACAGCAGTAAAAGCAAAAGGATTATTGGAGTCTGCAAATGGTAAATTGTTAGGTGTTGTTCTAAACGACCGTGAACGTGAACAAGGCTTATATTATTACTACGGTGCAAACTAG
- a CDS encoding YveK family protein → MEETISLKELFHILKKRLAMILVIAFGAAIVSAIISFFFMTPIYQSSTQILVNQKKQEGAAIQLGEIQSNIQLTNTYKVIIKSPVILDRVNEKLNLNMTAQALTKKINIANEKDSQVISVTAEDKDPKLARDIANATADVFKDEVAKIMNVDNVTVLSKAEVAENQSPIKPRPMLNVAIAFVVGLMASVGLAFLLEYLDNTVKKEEDVENLLGLPVLGIVARMDEETMNVKSHAPSSRKVRGQTIGS, encoded by the coding sequence ATGGAAGAAACAATTAGTTTAAAAGAGTTATTTCATATCTTAAAAAAACGTTTAGCAATGATCCTCGTAATCGCCTTTGGTGCAGCTATTGTAAGTGCTATCATTAGCTTTTTCTTCATGACACCAATCTATCAATCTTCGACGCAAATTCTTGTTAACCAGAAGAAGCAAGAAGGGGCAGCGATTCAGTTAGGGGAAATTCAATCAAATATTCAATTAACGAATACATATAAGGTTATTATTAAAAGTCCAGTAATCTTAGATCGAGTAAATGAAAAATTAAATTTAAATATGACAGCACAAGCTTTAACAAAGAAGATTAATATTGCGAATGAAAAGGATTCTCAAGTTATTTCTGTTACAGCTGAGGATAAAGATCCGAAACTAGCTCGTGATATTGCGAATGCAACTGCAGATGTATTTAAAGATGAAGTTGCAAAAATTATGAATGTTGATAACGTAACAGTGCTATCTAAAGCAGAAGTTGCAGAAAATCAATCTCCAATTAAACCACGTCCAATGTTAAATGTGGCAATCGCTTTCGTTGTTGGTTTAATGGCTTCAGTTGGTCTTGCATTCTTATTAGAATACTTAGATAACACAGTGAAAAAAGAAGAAGATGTGGAAAATTTACTTGGCTTACCAGTATTAGGAATTGTAGCTCGTATGGATGAAGAAACAATGAACGTGAAATCACACGCTCCATCATCAAGAAAAGTGAGGGGACAAACAATTGGCTCTTAA
- a CDS encoding CpsD/CapB family tyrosine-protein kinase — MFGRKKRKPLRQLITHKEPKSRITEQYRNIRTNIEFTSVDNHVRSIIVTSADPGDGKTTTISNLAVVFGQQGKKVLLIGADLRKPTIQNLFAIHSSNGLTNLLSGQAKLMQCIQKTDIENVYLMAAGPIPPNPAELLGSRAMDEALLEAYNMFDIILIDTPPVLAVTDAQILANKCDGIVLVVRSEKTEKDKIVKAKQILDKASGKILGVVLNDKREEKEQYGYY; from the coding sequence ATGTTCGGGAGAAAGAAAAGAAAACCATTACGACAATTAATTACACATAAAGAGCCTAAATCGCGTATTACAGAACAATACCGTAACATTCGTACAAACATTGAGTTTACATCTGTAGATAACCATGTTCGTTCTATTATTGTTACTTCAGCAGATCCAGGTGATGGGAAAACAACAACAATCTCAAACTTAGCAGTTGTTTTCGGACAACAAGGAAAGAAAGTTTTATTAATTGGAGCTGACTTGCGTAAGCCAACGATACAAAACTTATTTGCCATTCATAGTTCAAATGGGTTAACGAACTTATTATCAGGACAAGCAAAACTTATGCAATGCATTCAAAAAACAGATATAGAGAACGTATACTTAATGGCAGCAGGTCCAATCCCGCCAAACCCAGCAGAACTATTAGGGAGCCGGGCGATGGACGAGGCGTTGCTAGAAGCATATAACATGTTTGATATTATATTAATTGACACACCACCTGTCCTTGCGGTTACAGATGCACAAATTCTTGCGAATAAATGTGATGGAATCGTACTCGTTGTACGAAGTGAAAAGACGGAAAAAGATAAAATCGTAAAAGCGAAACAAATATTAGATAAAGCATCAGGCAAAATACTCGGAGTCGTTTTGAATGATAAAAGAGAAGAAAAAGAACAGTATGGTTATTACTAA
- the fabZ gene encoding 3-hydroxyacyl-ACP dehydratase FabZ, with protein MLNIEQIKEIIPHRYPFLLVDKILEVDEGKRAVGIKNVSANEEFFNGHFPDYAVMPGVLIVEALAQVGAVAVLKKEENRGRLAFFAGIDNCRFKKQVRPGDQLRLEVEMTRVRGPIGKGKAIATVDGEVACEAEITFAIGDKKE; from the coding sequence ATGCTAAATATAGAACAAATTAAAGAAATCATTCCTCACCGCTATCCATTTTTACTTGTTGATAAAATATTAGAAGTAGATGAAGGTAAAAGAGCGGTTGGGATTAAAAATGTATCCGCAAACGAAGAATTCTTTAACGGACACTTCCCTGACTATGCAGTTATGCCTGGTGTACTTATTGTAGAAGCATTAGCACAAGTCGGAGCAGTTGCAGTATTAAAGAAAGAAGAAAACCGCGGAAGACTTGCTTTCTTTGCAGGTATCGACAATTGCCGTTTCAAAAAACAAGTACGCCCAGGTGATCAGCTTCGTCTAGAAGTAGAAATGACACGCGTACGCGGCCCAATTGGAAAAGGAAAAGCAATCGCAACAGTAGATGGTGAAGTTGCATGTGAGGCAGAAATTACATTTGCGATTGGTGATAAAAAAGAATAG